From a region of the Balaenoptera musculus isolate JJ_BM4_2016_0621 chromosome 15, mBalMus1.pri.v3, whole genome shotgun sequence genome:
- the MRPS17 gene encoding 28S ribosomal protein S17, mitochondrial isoform X4 encodes MSVVRSSVHAKWVVGKVIGTAMQKTAKVRVTRLVLDPYLLKYFNKRKTYFAHDALQQCTVGDIVLLKALPVAKTKHVKHELAEIIFKVGQVIDPVTGKRCAGTTYLESPVSLETTHLSKNLEELDLSSTQ; translated from the exons ATGTCAGTAGTTCGTTCATCTGTCCATGCCAAATGGGTCGTGGGGAAGGTGATTGGAACAGCAATGCAAAAAACTGCTAAAGTGAGAGTGACCAGACTTGTTCTGGATCCCTATTTATTAAAG TATTTTAATAAGCGAAAAACCTACTTTGCCCACGATGCTCTCCAGCAGTGCACCGTTGGAGATATTGTGCTTCTCAAAGCTCTACCTGTCGCGAAAACAAAGCACGTGAAGCATGAACTGGCTGAGATAATTTTCAAAGTTGGACAAGTCATAGATCCAGTGACCGGAAAGCGCTGTGCAGGAACCACCTACCTGGAGAGTCCAGTCAGTCTGGAAACCACCCACCTAAGCAAAAACCTGGAAGAACTCGATCTCTCTTCAACACAGTGA